The following DNA comes from Buttiauxella agrestis.
GAAAACCCTCGGTCTGGATGGCGTGATGGTTTACCAGGAAACTTATCACCAGGCGGTATACGCGCAGCACCATCTACGGGGTAATAAGCAGGATTTCTTCTGGCGCCTGGAAACACCTGACAGACTGGGTCGTGCGGGAATAGACAAAATCGGTCTTGGTGCGTTAATTGGATTATCAGATAGCTGGCGCACCGACTGTTTTATGGTGGCTGAACATCTCCTGTGGCTACAGCAAAATTATTGGCAAAGCCGCTATTCGATTTCATTTCCGCGATTACGCCCGTGCGCAGGCGGGGTGGAACCCGCATCTGTGATGACTGAAAGCCAACTTGTGCAGGTGATATGTGCATTTCGTCTGCTCGCCCCTGACGTTGAGCTTTCACTTTCTACGCGCGAGTCTCCATGGTTCCGGGACAACATGATTCCACTCGCCATAAACAACGTCAGTGCGTTTTCAAAAACGCAGCCTGGCGGCTACGCCGATAATCATCCTGAACTCGAGCAGTTTGCTCCACATGATGGGCGTACTCCGGTGGAAGTGGCTGAGGCATTAACACGCTCAGGCTTACAACCCGTCTGGAAAGATTGGGATAGTTTTCTGGGAAGAACCTCGCAGTAGCTTTGCATGCTGAAAGGGCGGCAACTTTACCTTTTCGTTGCCGCCCCGCCTTTCGATTAATAAACGGTGACTTTCGCGACCTTCGCAACTTTACCGTCTCGGGAAGGAGTATCTGGTGTGACGCCCAGCTCGATAGCGCTGTAAAGCCCGGCCAACTGCG
Coding sequences within:
- the thiH gene encoding 2-iminoacetate synthase ThiH, coding for MAQTFTDYWHQLDWDDITLRINSKTAADVERALAAQKITRDDFMALLSPATSQFLEPLAQKAQYLTRQRFGNTVSFYVPLYLSNLCANDCTYCGFSMSNKLKRKTLNAPEIERECEAIRKLGFEHLLLVTGEHQTKVGMDYFRQHLPTIRRQFSSLQMEVQPLEEHEYAELKTLGLDGVMVYQETYHQAVYAQHHLRGNKQDFFWRLETPDRLGRAGIDKIGLGALIGLSDSWRTDCFMVAEHLLWLQQNYWQSRYSISFPRLRPCAGGVEPASVMTESQLVQVICAFRLLAPDVELSLSTRESPWFRDNMIPLAINNVSAFSKTQPGGYADNHPELEQFAPHDGRTPVEVAEALTRSGLQPVWKDWDSFLGRTSQ